One window of Opisthocomus hoazin isolate bOpiHoa1 chromosome 13, bOpiHoa1.hap1, whole genome shotgun sequence genomic DNA carries:
- the LOC142363027 gene encoding medium-chain specific acyl-CoA dehydrogenase, mitochondrial isoform X1, whose amino-acid sequence MLRAVVGRGWRPRSSKPAPSAHASRPGAGFSFELTDEQKEFQATARKFAVEEVFPVAAQYDKTGEYPLPLIKRAWELGLMNSHIPESCGGLGLGTFESCLITEELAYGCTGVQTAIEGNSLGEMPVIIAGNEQQQKKYLGRMIEEPLMCAYCVTEPGAGSDVAGIKTKAEKKGDEYVINGQKMWITNGGKANWYFLLARTDPDPKAPAGKAFTGFIVEANSPGIQVGRKEMNMGQRCSDTRGIVFEDVRVPKENVLLGEGAGFKIAMGAFDKTRPPVAAGAVGLAKRALDEATKYALERKTFGKPIVEHQAVSFMLAEMAMKVELARMAYQRAAWEVDAGRRNTYYASIAKAFAGDIANQVATDAVQIFGGNGFNTEYPVEKLMRDAKIYQIYEGTAQIQRMIIAREHIGKYKA is encoded by the exons ATGCTGCGAGCCGTGGTGGGGCGCGGGTGGAGGCCGCGCTCCAGCAAACCCGCTCCCAGCGCGCACGCCAGCAGGCCCGGGGCTGGCTTCAGCTTTG AACTGACTGATGAACAGAAAGAGTTTCAAGCCACTGCTCGgaaatttgctgtggaagaagtttttcctgttgctgcacagtacGACAAAACTGGAGAG TATCCTCTGCCGCTCATAAAACGAGCTTGGGAGCTTGGTCTTATGAATTCGCACATACCGGAGAGCTGCG GTGGTCTGGGCCTCGGCACTTTTGAGTCCTGCCTTATAACGGAAGAGTTAGCGTACGGATGCACGGGGGTTCAGACTGCCATTGAGGGGAACTCCCTAGGG gaaatgccAGTAATCATTGCGGgaaatgagcagcagcagaagaaatacttgGGAAGAATGATAGAGGAACCACTTATGTGT gctTACTGTGTAACCGAGCCTGGCGCAGGCTCTGACGTGGCCGGTATAAAAACcaaggctgagaagaaaggagacGAATATGTCATCAATGGTCAGAAGATGTGGATCACAAACGGTGGGAAAGCAAACTG GTATTTTCTGCTAGCGCGTACCGATCCAGACCCAAAAGCTCCCGCAGGCAAAGCCTTTACTGGATTCATTGTGGAAGCGAATAGCCCTGGAATCCAAGTcggaagaaag GAAATGAACATgggccagcgctgctccgacacaagaggtattgtctttgaagatgtcagagttccaaaagaaaatgtattactagGTGAAGGAGCTGGCTTTAAAATCGCAATGGGAGCTTTTGATAAGACCAGACCACCC GTAGCAGCTGGTGCTGTTGGGTTAGCAAAAAGAGCGCTTGATGAAGCTACCAAATatgccttggaaagaaaaacctttgggAAACCAATTGTTGAA CACCAAGCAGTGTCTTTCATGCTTGCTGAAATGGCCATGAAAGTGGAGCTGGCCAGGATGGCTTACCAGAGGGCTGCGTGGGAAGTCGACGCTGGCCGCAGGAACACCTACTACGCTTCCATCGCAAAGGCCTTCGCCGGTGATATTGCGAACCAAGTAGCTACAGACGCAGtgcagatttttggaggaaatggATTTAATACTGAATATCCTGTGGAAAAACTCATGAGAGATGCTAAAATCTACCAG atttatGAAGGAACTGCTCAGATTCAAAGGATGATCATAGCCCGGGAACATATCGGCAAATACAAGGCTTAA
- the LOC142363027 gene encoding medium-chain specific acyl-CoA dehydrogenase, mitochondrial isoform X2 → MNSHIPESCGGLGLGTFESCLITEELAYGCTGVQTAIEGNSLGEMPVIIAGNEQQQKKYLGRMIEEPLMCAYCVTEPGAGSDVAGIKTKAEKKGDEYVINGQKMWITNGGKANWYFLLARTDPDPKAPAGKAFTGFIVEANSPGIQVGRKEMNMGQRCSDTRGIVFEDVRVPKENVLLGEGAGFKIAMGAFDKTRPPVAAGAVGLAKRALDEATKYALERKTFGKPIVEHQAVSFMLAEMAMKVELARMAYQRAAWEVDAGRRNTYYASIAKAFAGDIANQVATDAVQIFGGNGFNTEYPVEKLMRDAKIYQIYEGTAQIQRMIIAREHIGKYKA, encoded by the exons ATGAATTCGCACATACCGGAGAGCTGCG GTGGTCTGGGCCTCGGCACTTTTGAGTCCTGCCTTATAACGGAAGAGTTAGCGTACGGATGCACGGGGGTTCAGACTGCCATTGAGGGGAACTCCCTAGGG gaaatgccAGTAATCATTGCGGgaaatgagcagcagcagaagaaatacttgGGAAGAATGATAGAGGAACCACTTATGTGT gctTACTGTGTAACCGAGCCTGGCGCAGGCTCTGACGTGGCCGGTATAAAAACcaaggctgagaagaaaggagacGAATATGTCATCAATGGTCAGAAGATGTGGATCACAAACGGTGGGAAAGCAAACTG GTATTTTCTGCTAGCGCGTACCGATCCAGACCCAAAAGCTCCCGCAGGCAAAGCCTTTACTGGATTCATTGTGGAAGCGAATAGCCCTGGAATCCAAGTcggaagaaag GAAATGAACATgggccagcgctgctccgacacaagaggtattgtctttgaagatgtcagagttccaaaagaaaatgtattactagGTGAAGGAGCTGGCTTTAAAATCGCAATGGGAGCTTTTGATAAGACCAGACCACCC GTAGCAGCTGGTGCTGTTGGGTTAGCAAAAAGAGCGCTTGATGAAGCTACCAAATatgccttggaaagaaaaacctttgggAAACCAATTGTTGAA CACCAAGCAGTGTCTTTCATGCTTGCTGAAATGGCCATGAAAGTGGAGCTGGCCAGGATGGCTTACCAGAGGGCTGCGTGGGAAGTCGACGCTGGCCGCAGGAACACCTACTACGCTTCCATCGCAAAGGCCTTCGCCGGTGATATTGCGAACCAAGTAGCTACAGACGCAGtgcagatttttggaggaaatggATTTAATACTGAATATCCTGTGGAAAAACTCATGAGAGATGCTAAAATCTACCAG atttatGAAGGAACTGCTCAGATTCAAAGGATGATCATAGCCCGGGAACATATCGGCAAATACAAGGCTTAA